In the Malaclemys terrapin pileata isolate rMalTer1 chromosome 12, rMalTer1.hap1, whole genome shotgun sequence genome, one interval contains:
- the LOC128846063 gene encoding olfactory receptor 5A1-like, whose translation MANQTTVTEFILLGLFSDPQLQTFLFLVFLVIYLSTLGGNVAIMLVRRADPHLGTPMYFLLSHLSFSDICFSSVTVPKMLETLLSEPKTISVSCCFAQMFFLLLSGCSEVFILSAMAYDRYAAICNPLRYSRTMSKRVCSQLVAGAWLIGSLYALINTLPLLDLHFCGPNAINHFSCELPSLVALSCSETFTNDMVFLTSALTVGLVSFSLTLGSYIHILTTILRIHSMEGRHKAFSTCSSHLIVVGLCYGTGLFRYFRPNSVSSVVLDGLVSIQYSILTPMLNPLIYSLKNKEVKAALRRLLGGKNHPAPG comes from the coding sequence ATGGCAAACCAGACAACAGTGACCGAGTTTATTCTCCTGGGACTTTTTAGTGACCCACAGCTCCAGACTTTCCTCTTCCTGGTGTTCCTAGTTATTTACCTGTCCACCCTAGGGGGCAATGTGGCCATCATGTTGGTGAGAAGGGCTGATCCGCACCTGGGCACCCCCATGTATTTCCTCCTTTCCCATTTATCCTTCTCAGATATCTGCTTCTCCTCAGTAACGGTGCCAAAGATGCTGGAGACCCTCTTATCAGAGCCGAAAACCATTTCTGTCAGCTGCTGCTTTGCCCAGAtgttcttcctcctcctgtcAGGGTGTAGTGAGGTTTTCATTCTCTCAGCGATGGCTTACGACCGATACGCTGCCATCTGCAACCCGTTGCGTTATAGCAGGACAATGAGCAAACGCGTCTGCAGTCAGCTGGTGGCCGGTGCATGGCTGATCGGATCTTTGTATGCCCTCATCAACACGCTCCCTCTGTTGGACTTACATTTCTGTGGGCCTAATGCAATCAACCATTTCAGTTGTGAGCTCCCCTCCCTGGTGGCCCTGTCCTGCTCTGAGACCTTCACTAACGATATGGTGTTTCTCACCTCTGCTCTGACTGTAGGTCTGGTCTCATTCTCCCTTACCCTGGGATCCTACATTCATATCCTCACCACCATCCTGAGGATACACTCCATGGAGGGcaggcataaagccttctccacctgcagctcccacctcatTGTTGTGGGTTTATGCTATGGGACGGGTTTGTTTAGGTATTTCAGACCCAATTCAGTCTCTTCGGTGGTACTTGATGGCCTGGTATCCATCCAGTACAGCATCTTAACCCCTATGTTaaaccccctcatctacagcctgaaaaaCAAGGAGGTGAAGGCAGCTCTGAGGAGACTACTGGGGGGAAAGAACCACCCAGCTCCAGGGTAA